One genomic window of Chitinophagaceae bacterium includes the following:
- the galE gene encoding UDP-glucose 4-epimerase GalE: MKQKILVTGGCGYIGSHTMVDLLEKGYEVLSVDNFSRGKPYVPDRVFQITGKRPVNIDADLNDMMQVKNIFASNPDITGIIHFAAFKMVGESVEFPMMYYHNNLLSLINLLQCRQDFKVPYFIFSSSSSVYGNIEKLPVSEDTPVYEQQSPYGRTKYFGEQIIADAIKADPFYTTLLRYFNPVGSHSSALLGEPFEEKPANLIPAITRTAIGKIKEFVVLGSDYPTRDGSCIRDYIHVMDVAEAHTLSLQYLEKKKNMGAASICEIINLGTGNGVSVLEMIHAFEKTTGVKLNYRIGPRRAGDAIAVYSSNVKAENLLQWKPQRSLEEMMRSAWEWEKAMNERA; the protein is encoded by the coding sequence ATGAAACAAAAAATCCTTGTTACTGGCGGCTGCGGGTATATCGGAAGTCATACAATGGTTGATTTATTGGAGAAAGGTTATGAAGTGCTCAGCGTTGATAATTTCTCACGCGGCAAACCTTATGTTCCGGATCGTGTTTTTCAGATTACCGGAAAACGTCCGGTGAATATTGATGCCGACCTGAATGACATGATGCAGGTTAAAAATATTTTCGCTTCGAACCCTGATATCACCGGCATCATTCACTTTGCCGCATTTAAAATGGTTGGTGAATCGGTGGAATTTCCAATGATGTATTATCACAATAACCTGTTATCACTGATTAACCTTTTGCAGTGCAGGCAGGACTTTAAAGTTCCGTATTTTATATTCTCTTCCTCCAGTTCCGTCTATGGGAATATTGAAAAATTACCAGTAAGCGAAGACACACCGGTGTATGAACAGCAGTCACCATACGGCCGCACTAAATATTTTGGTGAACAGATTATTGCTGATGCAATTAAAGCGGATCCGTTTTACACAACTCTGCTTCGCTATTTTAATCCTGTTGGTTCGCATTCATCAGCACTGCTCGGTGAACCCTTTGAAGAAAAACCTGCCAATCTTATTCCGGCCATCACCCGCACTGCCATTGGAAAAATAAAAGAATTCGTAGTGCTGGGAAGTGATTATCCAACACGTGATGGTTCCTGCATCCGCGATTACATTCATGTGATGGATGTTGCCGAAGCACACACACTTTCGTTACAATACCTGGAGAAGAAAAAAAATATGGGCGCAGCTTCTATTTGCGAAATCATCAATCTTGGGACAGGAAATGGCGTAAGTGTGTTGGAGATGATTCATGCATTCGAAAAAACAACCGGTGTAAAACTGAACTACCGCATCGGGCCGCGCAGAGCCGGTGATGCCATTGCCGTTTATTCCAGCAATGTAAAAGCTGAAAATTTACTACAATGGAAACCACAACGATCATTGGAAGAAATGATGCGTTCTGCCTGGGAATGGGAGAAAGCAATGAATGAAAGAGCATGA
- the phoU gene encoding phosphate signaling complex protein PhoU, translating into MPTEEINQRKPTHLDSELDRLKSQIDEMGSLVQNQLKKSMLAITKLNKEIAREVIFQERRVNAEELKIDRDCENIMALFNPVAIDLRLVFASFKINSHLERIGDNAKGIARYALEMEHPYDSTLLDNLRIVKMYEVADSMISDNLLAFSQSNALLARNIFTKDVLMDEINKSSDEVIAGYLKYHPEEIITSLHLASVIHKLERIGDLNKNIAEEIIFFVEANVLKHEKEKI; encoded by the coding sequence ATGCCAACCGAAGAAATAAATCAACGCAAACCCACCCATCTTGATTCTGAGCTGGACCGGCTCAAGAGTCAAATTGATGAAATGGGATCGCTGGTGCAAAACCAGTTGAAAAAAAGCATGCTCGCTATCACAAAGCTCAACAAGGAAATAGCGAGGGAAGTAATTTTCCAGGAGCGACGCGTGAACGCGGAAGAATTAAAAATTGACCGTGACTGCGAAAACATCATGGCGCTTTTTAATCCGGTGGCCATAGACCTGCGACTGGTATTTGCATCTTTTAAAATCAACAGCCACCTCGAACGCATCGGAGATAATGCGAAAGGGATTGCACGCTACGCATTGGAAATGGAACATCCTTACGATAGCACTTTGCTTGACAACCTGCGGATCGTCAAGATGTATGAAGTAGCAGATTCCATGATTTCAGATAACCTGCTTGCTTTCTCGCAATCGAATGCCCTGCTGGCCAGAAATATTTTTACCAAAGACGTGCTGATGGATGAGATCAATAAGAGTTCGGATGAAGTGATTGCCGGGTATTTAAAATATCATCCAGAAGAAATAATCACCTCACTGCACCTTGCTTCTGTCATTCACAAGCTCGAGCGTATTGGCGACCTCAATAAAAACATTGCCGAAGAGATCATCTTTTTTGTGGAAGCAAATGTTCTCAAGCATGAAAAAGAAAAAATCTGA
- a CDS encoding sensor histidine kinase codes for MKNLNPRAIAFYISLVVAVAATLVVAATRTMQFSNWMSCFILFAAVLALSYFLFYYALETFIYRKIKLVYKTIHNLKLNRFTKDILGKSLRSEDPLTDVQVEVQQWAEDSHKEIEGLKKAEQYRKEFLSNLSHEFKTPLFSIQGYVHTLLDGAMEDGEVNRHFLEKTAGSIERLCNLVNDLEEIAKLESGEEQLDMVTFDMYSLTKDVFEEMEYKANTHGMHFTIKKGCERPFYVSADKDKVRQVMVNLLDNSIKYGNENGNTIVSFYDMAENILIEVTDDGIGISEEHLPRLFERFYRIDKSRSREQGGTGLGLAIVKHLIEAHGQTINVRSKVGVGSTFGFTLLKSVEN; via the coding sequence ATGAAGAATCTGAATCCCAGAGCGATTGCATTTTATATATCCTTAGTGGTGGCTGTTGCCGCAACATTGGTAGTTGCCGCTACACGAACAATGCAATTCAGCAACTGGATGAGTTGTTTCATTCTTTTTGCAGCCGTACTGGCACTCTCCTATTTCTTGTTTTATTACGCACTTGAAACATTTATCTACCGTAAAATCAAGCTTGTTTATAAAACTATTCACAATCTTAAGCTCAACCGTTTTACCAAAGATATCCTCGGCAAGTCGCTTCGTTCAGAAGATCCGCTCACCGATGTGCAGGTAGAAGTGCAGCAATGGGCGGAAGACAGCCATAAAGAAATTGAAGGATTGAAAAAAGCCGAACAATACAGGAAAGAATTTCTCTCCAATCTATCGCATGAATTTAAAACACCGTTATTCAGCATCCAGGGATACGTGCACACTTTATTGGATGGTGCTATGGAAGATGGCGAAGTGAACAGACACTTTCTTGAAAAAACCGCCGGCAGCATCGAACGGCTTTGTAACCTTGTAAATGACCTGGAGGAAATTGCCAAACTTGAGAGCGGTGAAGAACAACTCGATATGGTCACTTTCGATATGTATTCACTTACGAAAGATGTATTTGAAGAAATGGAATACAAAGCCAATACGCATGGCATGCATTTTACGATCAAGAAAGGATGTGAACGGCCATTTTATGTGTCAGCAGATAAAGACAAAGTAAGGCAGGTAATGGTAAACCTGCTTGATAATTCAATTAAATACGGCAATGAAAATGGCAACACCATCGTAAGCTTTTACGACATGGCAGAAAATATTCTTATTGAAGTAACGGATGACGGCATCGGAATTTCAGAAGAACACCTACCCCGGTTATTCGAACGCTTCTATCGCATTGATAAAAGCCGTTCCCGCGAACAGGGTGGCACAGGCTTAGGACTTGCCATTGTTAAACATTTGATTGAAGCGCACGGACAAACCATTAATGTGCGGAGCAAGGTAGGTGTAGGCTCTACTTTTGGATTTACACTTTTGAAAAGCGTAGAAAATTAG
- a CDS encoding inorganic phosphate transporter, with protein MTLLIVVIFLALVFDIINGFHDAANSIATIVSTKVLTPGIAVLWAAFFNFIAFLVFGLHIATTVGKGIVHPDVVTLQVILSGLIAAIAWNLLTWYYGIPSSSSHTLVGGFAGAAIAKAGFAAVYSSELFRIISFIFLAPVIGMLVSLILSVVLAHICRSFVPHKVDNVFRRLQLVSAAAYSLGHGANDAQKVMGIIFAALIAAGHLTTEDPIPFWVIISCQSAMAIGTMMGGWRIVKTMGQRITHLTPFEGFAAETAGAITLFGTAQMGIPVSTTHTITGSIIGTGIRRRVSAVRWGVTRKLLWAWVITIPISMVVAALIYFVTTWF; from the coding sequence ATGACTTTATTAATTGTGGTGATCTTCCTGGCGCTGGTATTTGATATCATCAATGGTTTTCACGATGCAGCCAATTCCATTGCTACAATTGTTTCTACAAAAGTGCTTACTCCGGGAATTGCTGTTCTCTGGGCAGCGTTTTTCAATTTTATCGCTTTTCTTGTATTTGGCTTGCATATCGCGACAACAGTGGGGAAAGGAATTGTTCATCCGGATGTAGTGACCTTGCAGGTAATTTTAAGTGGATTGATTGCTGCTATTGCCTGGAACCTTTTGACGTGGTATTATGGAATTCCTTCCAGTTCATCGCATACTTTGGTAGGTGGCTTTGCCGGTGCAGCGATTGCAAAAGCAGGTTTCGCCGCAGTTTACAGCAGTGAATTATTCCGCATCATCAGCTTTATCTTTCTGGCGCCTGTAATCGGCATGTTGGTGTCGCTGATACTGTCTGTGGTCCTGGCACATATCTGTCGTTCTTTTGTGCCTCATAAAGTAGATAATGTCTTCAGACGATTGCAACTTGTTTCAGCGGCGGCTTACAGTCTTGGTCATGGTGCCAATGATGCACAGAAGGTGATGGGGATTATTTTTGCGGCATTAATAGCCGCAGGACATTTAACAACCGAAGATCCAATTCCATTTTGGGTTATTATTTCCTGCCAGTCAGCAATGGCCATTGGAACCATGATGGGGGGCTGGCGAATTGTAAAGACAATGGGCCAGCGCATTACACATCTTACTCCTTTTGAAGGGTTTGCTGCTGAAACAGCGGGAGCTATCACCCTCTTTGGCACAGCTCAAATGGGTATTCCTGTCAGCACCACGCATACGATCACCGGTTCTATTATTGGAACCGGCATCCGCAGAAGAGTATCCGCAGTACGTTGGGGCGTGACCCGTAAATTATTGTGGGCATGGGTGATAACAATCCCGATTTCAATGGTGGTTGCGGCGCTTATTTATTTTGTTACTACGTGGTTTTGA
- the pstA gene encoding phosphate ABC transporter permease PstA, whose translation MTPFERHSLKQRTKDALFQVLAIIGLLFAVSVLIILLVNVLKDGLLRLDWSFITSYPSRRAAAAGIIPGLVGTLLMVLLTAIIAIPIGIGAAIYLEEYGRKNWLGKLIEINIANLAGVPSIVYGLLGLGLFVRWMQLDRSLLAGALTMGLLVMPVIIISTREAIKAVPSGIREASWAVGATKWQTIWHHLLPIAFPSILTGIILAISRAIGETAPLITIGALTYVTFLPDSVHSPFTVLPIQIFNWVSRPQQAFHENAAAGIIVLLIFTLVLNSLAIILRNRFSK comes from the coding sequence ATGACACCATTTGAGCGACACTCACTGAAACAACGAACGAAGGATGCCCTATTTCAGGTGCTTGCCATCATCGGTTTATTGTTTGCCGTAAGTGTATTGATCATCCTGCTGGTGAATGTGCTGAAAGACGGATTGCTTCGTCTTGACTGGAGTTTCATCACCAGTTATCCCTCCCGTCGTGCCGCTGCGGCGGGCATCATTCCCGGTTTGGTGGGCACTTTATTAATGGTTCTCCTTACGGCCATCATTGCCATTCCTATCGGGATTGGTGCTGCCATTTACCTGGAAGAATATGGCAGAAAAAACTGGCTCGGGAAATTGATTGAAATCAATATTGCCAATCTTGCCGGTGTTCCTTCCATTGTTTATGGATTGCTTGGATTGGGCTTATTTGTAAGATGGATGCAACTCGACCGTAGTTTACTGGCCGGTGCGCTTACGATGGGATTGCTTGTAATGCCGGTTATCATCATTTCAACCCGTGAAGCCATTAAAGCCGTTCCTTCCGGAATCCGTGAAGCATCATGGGCAGTAGGCGCCACTAAATGGCAAACCATATGGCACCATTTGTTACCCATCGCTTTTCCATCCATACTCACCGGAATTATCCTGGCTATATCAAGAGCTATCGGAGAAACAGCGCCTTTGATTACCATTGGCGCATTAACTTATGTAACATTTTTACCTGACAGCGTGCACTCACCATTCACTGTTTTGCCCATACAAATCTTTAACTGGGTATCAAGGCCGCAGCAGGCATTTCACGAAAATGCTGCAGCGGGCATCATTGTATTACTCATCTTTACCTTGGTCTTAAATTCACTGGCCATCATTCTGAGAAACAGATTCAGCAAATAG
- the pstC gene encoding phosphate ABC transporter permease subunit PstC → MTIENTEAGTEKSARFGFNRRNYVYARERVVQVVLLLCALVSVFTTIGIVLVLLLQTISFFREVSVWDFLTDTQWTPLFADRHFGILPLLSGTLLTSAIALSVSVPLGLIIAIYLSEYALSPVRKTVKPFLEILAGIPTIVYGYFALVTVTPLLQHIFPSMSGFNALSPGIVMGIMILPLVTSLSEDALRSVPKSLREGGYALGASKLQVSLSIVFPSAFSGIIASVILAFSRAIGETMIVAIAAGQSTILNGNPLNPVSTMTAYIVQVSQGDTPYGTLAYNTIFAVAITLFLFTFTLNIISFRIRKKFLAVGGD, encoded by the coding sequence ATGACCATTGAAAATACGGAAGCGGGCACCGAAAAAAGTGCCCGCTTTGGATTTAACCGGCGAAATTATGTGTACGCACGCGAACGGGTTGTACAGGTAGTTTTATTGTTGTGCGCATTGGTTTCCGTTTTTACCACTATCGGCATTGTCCTGGTTTTATTGCTGCAAACAATATCTTTTTTCAGAGAAGTTTCTGTATGGGATTTTTTAACCGATACACAATGGACTCCTCTTTTTGCCGACAGGCATTTTGGTATTTTACCCTTACTTTCAGGAACTCTGCTTACTTCTGCAATCGCGTTATCGGTGAGTGTTCCGCTCGGGTTAATTATTGCAATTTATTTGAGCGAATATGCTTTAAGTCCTGTGCGCAAAACAGTAAAACCATTTTTGGAAATTCTTGCCGGCATACCAACCATAGTGTATGGCTATTTCGCACTCGTGACCGTAACACCTTTACTGCAACATATTTTCCCATCGATGTCAGGATTCAATGCATTGTCGCCGGGCATTGTTATGGGCATCATGATTTTACCATTGGTAACATCGCTCAGCGAGGATGCTTTGCGTTCCGTTCCAAAAAGCTTACGGGAAGGCGGCTATGCCCTTGGCGCATCTAAACTTCAGGTTTCACTTTCCATTGTCTTTCCATCTGCATTTTCAGGCATTATTGCTTCTGTAATTCTTGCTTTCTCCCGTGCCATTGGTGAAACAATGATCGTAGCCATTGCTGCAGGTCAATCTACCATATTGAATGGAAACCCATTGAATCCAGTGTCAACGATGACTGCCTATATTGTGCAGGTTAGCCAGGGCGATACTCCGTATGGAACACTTGCTTATAATACCATTTTTGCTGTTGCCATTACTTTATTCTTATTCACTTTCACACTTAACATCATCAGTTTCAGAATCAGGAAAAAATTTCTCGCAGTAGGAGGAGACTGA
- the pstB gene encoding phosphate ABC transporter ATP-binding protein, producing the protein MYKVETKNLNLHYGATHALKNVTMGIEENKVVAMIGPSGCGKSTYLRLFNRMNDMIDHVKIDGEVLFNGKNIYNGSLRVEEIRKKIGMVFQKPNPFPKSIFENVAYGLRVNGVTNKKFIEESVERSLKHSALWEEVKDDLKKSALSISGGQQQRLCIARALAVEPSVILMDEPCSALDPISNAKIEELIYELKKKYTIIIVTHNMQQAARVSDRTAFFYLGELIEYNDTKEIFTNPKNERTQNYITGRFG; encoded by the coding sequence ATGTACAAAGTAGAAACCAAAAATCTGAACCTTCATTATGGTGCAACCCATGCGCTTAAGAATGTTACCATGGGCATTGAAGAAAATAAGGTAGTGGCAATGATTGGACCTTCCGGATGTGGAAAATCAACATACCTGCGCTTGTTCAACAGGATGAATGATATGATTGATCATGTGAAGATTGATGGTGAAGTGTTGTTCAACGGAAAAAATATTTACAATGGCAGCCTCCGCGTCGAAGAAATCCGGAAGAAAATCGGCATGGTATTTCAAAAACCCAATCCCTTTCCTAAGTCAATTTTTGAAAATGTTGCCTATGGCCTGCGTGTGAATGGCGTTACCAATAAGAAATTTATAGAAGAATCTGTTGAACGTTCATTAAAACATTCTGCTTTATGGGAAGAAGTAAAAGACGATCTGAAAAAATCCGCACTTTCTATTTCCGGCGGACAACAGCAACGGTTGTGCATTGCGAGAGCTTTAGCCGTTGAACCTTCGGTTATATTAATGGATGAACCCTGTTCAGCACTCGATCCGATCAGTAATGCAAAGATTGAAGAGTTGATTTATGAGTTGAAAAAAAAGTATACCATCATTATAGTAACTCACAATATGCAACAGGCCGCACGTGTTAGTGACCGCACTGCGTTTTTTTACCTGGGTGAATTAATTGAATACAACGACACGAAAGAAATTTTTACCAACCCCAAAAATGAACGAACGCAGAATTATATTACCGGAAGGTTTGGGTAG
- a CDS encoding NAD-dependent epimerase/dehydratase family protein, giving the protein MITGGAGFIASCLADKLVQDENNYVVIVDNLLTGTKEKLPSKQFKNWHFIKADVNKYADVSSIMVAYQFDYVFHYAAVVGVQRTLNNPVNVLNDIKGIRNILDLSKNTGVKCVYYSSSSEVYGEPVEFPQNEETTPLNSRLPYAIVKNVGESFLKSYHKEYGLNYTIFRFFNTYGPKQSVDFVVSKFIRAALHHKEIVVYGDGKQTRTFLYIDDNIAATVNALNQQKYLNAVVNIGCDEETTVINLAKKIIRITKSKSKIVHHPPLKEGDMLRRKPDAEKMKLLINHPLVSLDEGLRKTIASGNF; this is encoded by the coding sequence TTGATCACCGGTGGAGCAGGATTTATTGCCAGTTGCCTGGCAGATAAATTAGTGCAGGATGAAAACAACTATGTAGTCATTGTTGACAACCTGCTTACCGGCACCAAGGAAAAACTACCATCAAAACAATTTAAAAACTGGCATTTTATAAAAGCAGATGTCAACAAGTATGCTGATGTTTCTTCGATAATGGTGGCCTACCAGTTTGATTATGTGTTTCACTATGCAGCAGTTGTCGGTGTGCAACGGACGCTGAATAACCCGGTCAATGTGTTGAACGACATCAAAGGCATTCGCAACATACTTGATCTTTCCAAAAACACAGGTGTCAAATGCGTCTATTATTCTTCCTCTTCTGAAGTGTATGGTGAACCGGTTGAATTTCCACAGAATGAAGAAACGACACCGTTGAATTCACGACTGCCTTATGCTATCGTGAAAAATGTCGGAGAGTCATTTCTTAAATCTTATCACAAAGAATATGGCTTGAACTATACAATCTTCCGTTTCTTCAATACTTACGGTCCTAAACAATCCGTTGATTTTGTGGTTTCCAAATTCATTCGCGCTGCATTGCACCATAAGGAAATTGTAGTGTACGGCGATGGAAAGCAAACGCGCACTTTTTTATATATCGATGATAACATTGCCGCCACTGTAAACGCGCTCAATCAGCAGAAATACCTGAACGCAGTGGTCAACATCGGTTGCGATGAAGAAACCACCGTTATTAATCTGGCCAAAAAAATTATCCGCATCACTAAATCAAAATCAAAAATCGTTCACCATCCGCCGTTGAAGGAAGGCGATATGCTTCGCCGTAAACCGGATGCTGAAAAAATGAAACTGCTGATCAATCATCCGTTAGTTTCTTTGGATGAGGGTTTGCGTAAGACGATCGCAAGCGGAAATTTTTAA
- a CDS encoding DUF47 domain-containing protein gives MTINNFISFFVPRDKSFYPLFEKAAANLKVCAEQLNLAVTATSPEQRIVHMRQVEKLEHIGDEIAHEIFNELGKNFITPFDREDIHRLISCIDDVLDYIHGASKRMELYKITNFSPEIIKLSELIYTSSNEINTAVMELKNLKNLRKITDACVRINSIENHADDIFDNAVAKLFEEEKNAIELIKMKEILSALETATDKAEDVANVLESIIVKVA, from the coding sequence ATGACCATCAATAATTTTATCAGCTTTTTTGTACCCCGCGATAAAAGTTTCTATCCATTGTTCGAAAAGGCCGCGGCTAACCTGAAGGTTTGTGCTGAACAATTGAATCTTGCGGTAACTGCTACTTCACCTGAACAGCGAATAGTGCATATGAGACAAGTTGAGAAACTGGAGCACATAGGAGATGAAATTGCGCATGAAATATTCAATGAACTGGGAAAAAATTTCATTACGCCCTTTGACAGGGAAGATATTCATCGCCTCATTTCATGCATTGATGACGTATTGGACTATATTCATGGAGCATCTAAACGAATGGAACTTTACAAGATCACCAATTTTTCTCCTGAGATTATTAAGCTGTCGGAATTGATCTATACCAGTTCCAATGAAATTAACACTGCGGTGATGGAGCTGAAAAACCTGAAGAATCTGCGCAAGATCACCGATGCCTGTGTCAGGATTAACAGCATTGAAAATCATGCGGATGATATTTTCGACAATGCGGTGGCTAAGCTTTTTGAAGAAGAAAAAAATGCGATTGAGTTGATTAAGATGAAAGAAATTCTTTCCGCACTCGAAACAGCCACTGACAAAGCGGAAGATGTAGCCAATGTGCTGGAATCTATTATTGTGAAAGTGGCATAA
- the rfbA gene encoding glucose-1-phosphate thymidylyltransferase RfbA, producing the protein MKGIILAGGSGTRLYPITYAISKQIMPIYDKPMIYYPLSVLMMAGINEVLIISTPQDMPQFQRLLGDGSQFGCSFQYAIQEKPNGLAQAFVIGEKFIGDGTVALILGDNIFYGSGLGTFLEHNTQPEGGIIFAYHVSDPHRYGVVEFDEKNTVISIEEKPIDPKSNFAVPGLYFYDNAVVEIAKNLQPGSRGEYEITDVNKEYLRRKKLKVAILDRGTAWLDTGTFDSLMAASQFVQVVENRQGLKVGCIEEVAWRKKFIDDQQLQQLAEPLLKSGYGNYLMELLRFKNK; encoded by the coding sequence ATGAAAGGAATCATTCTCGCCGGCGGTTCAGGAACCCGATTGTATCCCATCACGTATGCAATCAGCAAACAGATCATGCCCATTTACGACAAGCCGATGATCTATTACCCATTGTCGGTATTGATGATGGCAGGTATCAATGAAGTGTTGATTATTTCCACACCGCAGGATATGCCACAGTTTCAAAGATTGCTTGGTGATGGGTCTCAATTCGGTTGCAGCTTTCAATATGCGATTCAGGAAAAACCAAATGGACTGGCACAAGCATTTGTGATTGGTGAAAAATTTATTGGTGATGGTACTGTCGCACTTATTCTTGGTGACAATATTTTTTATGGCTCAGGGCTTGGTACTTTTCTCGAACACAACACGCAACCTGAAGGCGGAATCATTTTCGCCTATCATGTAAGTGATCCTCACAGATATGGCGTGGTGGAATTCGACGAAAAAAATACAGTGATTTCAATTGAAGAAAAACCAATTGATCCCAAGTCAAATTTCGCTGTTCCCGGTTTGTATTTTTATGATAACGCTGTAGTAGAAATTGCTAAAAACCTTCAACCTGGAAGCCGCGGAGAATATGAAATCACCGATGTGAACAAAGAATACCTGCGAAGAAAAAAACTGAAAGTGGCCATTCTCGATCGTGGAACTGCCTGGCTCGATACCGGAACATTTGATTCACTAATGGCAGCATCACAATTTGTGCAGGTAGTAGAAAACCGGCAGGGATTAAAAGTAGGATGCATTGAAGAAGTGGCCTGGCGCAAAAAGTTTATTGACGATCAGCAACTGCAACAACTTGCCGAACCTTTGCTAAAAAGCGGTTATGGAAATTACCTGATGGAATTGTTGCGTTTCAAAAACAAATGA
- a CDS encoding response regulator transcription factor, producing the protein MENVSKILIVDDEIDVLEFIAYNLEREGFRTFIAKDGLEAIRIAKLEKPDLILLDVMMPNLDGFAAAEHFRSLRELKNTLIVFLTARNDEESELKGFTVGADDYITKPIKPKLLVSRIKALLRRKSTGNDVEVMLVGNISIDRDRHVVKVKDEEIFLAKKEFDLLSLLASKPGRVFPRTEILNKVWGDDIIVGDRTIDVHIRKIRQKVGEETIKTVKGVGYKFEM; encoded by the coding sequence ATGGAAAATGTTTCCAAAATCCTCATTGTAGACGATGAGATTGATGTTTTGGAGTTTATAGCCTATAACCTGGAGCGGGAAGGATTCAGAACCTTTATTGCTAAGGACGGATTAGAAGCCATCAGGATTGCGAAACTTGAAAAACCTGACCTGATCTTATTAGACGTAATGATGCCTAATCTCGATGGCTTTGCAGCCGCAGAACATTTTCGAAGTCTCCGCGAATTAAAAAATACACTCATCGTATTTCTTACCGCACGTAATGATGAGGAATCGGAACTGAAAGGTTTTACTGTAGGTGCCGATGACTATATCACAAAACCCATCAAACCAAAATTGCTTGTAAGCCGCATCAAAGCATTGCTGCGCCGTAAATCTACCGGAAATGATGTTGAGGTGATGCTGGTAGGAAACATTTCGATCGACCGCGACCGGCACGTTGTTAAAGTGAAGGACGAAGAAATTTTTCTCGCAAAAAAAGAATTTGACCTGCTGTCACTATTAGCTTCCAAACCCGGTCGTGTTTTCCCGCGCACTGAAATCCTTAATAAAGTGTGGGGAGATGATATTATTGTGGGTGATCGTACCATTGATGTTCACATCCGTAAAATCCGGCAGAAAGTGGGAGAAGAAACAATTAAAACAGTGAAAGGCGTTGGATACAAGTTTGAAATGTAA
- a CDS encoding PstS family phosphate ABC transporter substrate-binding protein, whose protein sequence is MKKIFFPILLITLFAACSSPEKKIDDNSSAPIQTILKVDGSSTVYPITEAVAEDYKATNPDLQVTIGISGTGGGMKKFTSGEIDICNASRPMKKEEMDICTSKNISFIELPIAYDGLAVTVNPKNNWVDKLTVTELKSIWEAAAQGKITNWNQVRKGFPNKAIKLFGPGTDSGTFDYFTEAVIGKKGDSRGDYTASEDDNVLVQGVSSDEGALGYFGLAYYEENMAKLKIVPIDDGNDANGAGAILPSVETVQNGTYAPLSRVLLIYASTAAEGKKEVKDFLNFYVENAPKLSKEVGYVPLQDNLYQLVAQRLQNEVTGSIYPDGKEVGTSLETLMKGTPAAQ, encoded by the coding sequence ATGAAAAAGATTTTTTTTCCCATCCTCCTTATTACGCTTTTCGCTGCCTGCAGCTCTCCGGAAAAGAAAATTGATGACAATTCATCAGCTCCAATCCAAACCATTCTTAAAGTGGATGGATCCAGTACTGTTTATCCTATTACGGAAGCTGTTGCTGAAGACTATAAAGCAACAAACCCTGACCTGCAGGTTACCATTGGTATCTCCGGTACGGGTGGTGGAATGAAAAAATTCACGTCGGGTGAAATAGATATCTGCAATGCATCAAGACCCATGAAAAAGGAAGAAATGGATATTTGTACTTCCAAGAATATCAGCTTTATTGAACTGCCCATAGCATATGATGGACTTGCAGTTACAGTAAATCCCAAAAATAACTGGGTAGATAAGCTCACAGTTACAGAATTAAAATCAATTTGGGAAGCTGCTGCTCAGGGCAAGATTACAAACTGGAACCAGGTTCGAAAAGGTTTTCCAAACAAAGCCATTAAGTTGTTTGGACCCGGAACCGACAGTGGCACTTTCGATTATTTCACGGAAGCTGTAATTGGAAAAAAAGGTGATAGTCGTGGAGATTATACTGCATCAGAGGATGATAATGTATTAGTACAAGGCGTTTCTTCCGATGAAGGAGCACTTGGTTATTTCGGACTTGCCTACTATGAAGAAAATATGGCTAAGTTGAAAATTGTGCCAATTGATGATGGAAATGATGCGAATGGAGCAGGGGCAATTCTTCCGAGTGTGGAAACAGTTCAGAACGGAACATATGCACCACTTTCACGTGTATTGCTGATCTATGCCAGTACTGCCGCTGAAGGAAAAAAAGAAGTAAAGGATTTTCTGAATTTTTATGTTGAGAATGCTCCAAAATTATCGAAGGAGGTCGGATATGTTCCATTGCAGGACAATCTCTATCAATTGGTTGCGCAGCGTTTGCAAAATGAGGTTACGGGTTCGATATATCCGGACGGAAAAGAAGTTGGAACAAGCCTTGAAACATTGATGAAAGGAACACCTGCTGCTCAATAA